From one Streptococcus oralis genomic stretch:
- the srtB gene encoding class B sortase, giving the protein MKTSTSHKTIKVILSLFLAFFCLFTADRVLASDYDHYNPIEKDASSTGFETLQHLNKEVCGWISLDGTKVDYPLLQSQDNVKYLDRNAFGDYTVSGSIFLDYRFNPNFTDFNTIIYGHSMASGAMFGEIQKFADQDFFEKHRYGSIYYNGRERGLEIFGILEVDAYDTEIYRTLSSNDEEHQAYYQYLLSKAKYKRDVSLTSTDKIVLLSTCFLHITNGRHILLAKITDAPVKAAQDKSGEAVGTRYFDQGLPTHWIYILAFLLLIIIILLLVVIILIIRRDRKTKEQKK; this is encoded by the coding sequence ATGAAAACAAGTACAAGTCACAAAACCATAAAGGTCATTTTATCCCTCTTTCTAGCTTTTTTCTGTCTTTTTACAGCTGATAGAGTCCTTGCGAGCGACTACGATCATTATAATCCCATTGAAAAGGATGCCAGCAGTACTGGTTTTGAAACCCTGCAGCACCTCAACAAGGAAGTCTGTGGTTGGATTAGCCTTGATGGGACCAAGGTAGACTATCCCCTCTTGCAGAGTCAGGACAATGTCAAATACCTTGACCGCAATGCCTTTGGTGATTATACTGTGTCAGGTTCTATATTCCTAGACTATCGTTTTAACCCCAACTTTACCGACTTTAACACCATCATTTATGGTCACTCCATGGCTTCTGGTGCTATGTTTGGGGAGATTCAAAAATTTGCGGATCAAGATTTTTTTGAAAAGCATCGCTATGGCTCTATCTACTACAATGGTCGAGAACGTGGTCTTGAGATATTTGGGATTTTAGAAGTAGATGCCTATGACACGGAGATTTATCGGACTTTGAGTTCCAACGATGAGGAACACCAGGCCTACTATCAATATCTGCTAAGTAAAGCTAAGTACAAGCGAGATGTTTCGCTGACCTCAACGGACAAGATTGTTTTGTTAAGCACCTGTTTCCTTCATATTACCAACGGAAGACATATCCTCTTAGCTAAAATAACGGATGCACCAGTAAAAGCAGCCCAGGATAAAAGTGGAGAAGCAGTAGGGACGCGGTATTTCGATCAAGGCCTACCAACGCATTGGATTTATATCCTTGCCTTTCTTCTCCTGATTATCATTATTTTACTCCTTGTCGTTATCATCCTAATCATAAGACGAGATAGAAAGACAAAAGAACAAAAGAAATAG
- the srtB gene encoding class B sortase, whose translation MKIKREKPKRSLSRRLVLAVDALMNHILLLLAALVFLFGFYALWDANQVYSQASSSEYEAYRPVSASEKDELASFSGFHKLQQVNPEVLGWINVYGTNIDYPLVQAKDNEKYLNKDSKGEFAATGAIFLEARNESKFEDFNTIIYGHHVENGVMFGDVAKFSDKEFFDQHRYGSIYYNGVEKGLEIFEMLEVDAYDFNIYDPGINGDDRRQEYIDHLLSVAIHKRDITLGPNDHIILLSTCFLDVTNGRHIVVAKITDTVPKNTFHTKKSKPFPYSVFDDSSLGRFLSSIPLWIWYIILFILLLLLIFLLIILYLILRRRREAKEEGADTITD comes from the coding sequence ATGAAAATCAAGCGTGAGAAACCAAAAAGGAGTTTGTCTAGGCGTCTCGTTCTTGCTGTAGATGCATTGATGAATCATATCTTGCTCCTCTTGGCAGCCTTAGTCTTTCTCTTTGGTTTCTACGCCCTTTGGGATGCCAATCAGGTTTATTCTCAGGCTTCATCAAGTGAGTATGAGGCTTATAGACCTGTTAGTGCCAGTGAGAAAGATGAGCTTGCTAGTTTTTCTGGCTTTCACAAGCTACAGCAAGTAAATCCAGAGGTTCTCGGTTGGATCAATGTCTATGGCACCAATATCGACTACCCCTTAGTCCAAGCCAAAGACAATGAAAAATACCTGAACAAAGATTCCAAGGGAGAATTTGCAGCTACAGGAGCTATTTTTCTTGAGGCTCGAAATGAATCTAAGTTCGAAGACTTTAATACCATCATCTACGGACACCATGTAGAAAATGGGGTTATGTTTGGAGATGTAGCAAAGTTTTCTGATAAGGAATTTTTTGACCAGCATCGCTACGGTAGTATTTACTATAATGGCGTTGAAAAAGGTCTTGAGATCTTTGAAATGCTCGAGGTAGACGCCTATGACTTTAACATCTACGATCCAGGTATTAATGGAGATGATCGGCGCCAAGAATATATCGATCACTTACTCTCGGTTGCCATTCACAAACGAGACATTACACTGGGGCCAAATGACCATATCATCCTTCTCAGTACCTGTTTCCTAGACGTAACAAATGGAAGACATATTGTAGTTGCCAAGATTACGGATACAGTTCCAAAGAACACCTTCCATACGAAAAAATCAAAACCATTCCCTTACAGCGTCTTTGATGATTCGTCGCTCGGACGATTTCTCTCATCGATTCCTTTGTGGATATGGTATATCATCTTATTTATCTTGCTCTTGCTATTGATCTTCTTGCTCATCATTCTCTACTTGATCTTGCGTCGTAGAAGAGAAGCAAAGGAAGAAGGAGCAGATACCATTACTGACTAA
- a CDS encoding DUF7601 domain-containing protein has translation MTIYEKRNLKIKGIIMKKTFLKKLVTASIAAVTALSVFRGVPTFADDNDVATAKATGETSAKVSINKVLNIAEGITTPEATFTFTFTPKTGTSSNGAPYETIDSSNGQITDKNVSYSGTDVLATGQTNIKKETGDIFREVNYTHAGEYVYTVAEKQNVGWNVIQKNGSPIDFMTYDNRSYEMHVIVKNKTTGGTYISSVYFKQVSPSVNGKVKPSESGTTYKYDLFTNIYRKNAGKITDPNEPNPNKPNVSKVDPNAKSLVIKKVVSGATADKSKDFTFKLTFTKASTETSQSITGKIGETSKTFVYGQETTITLRHDQSLVFDTIPAGTRYKLVETGSQGYTASAAYKENGASKNQAGTVSTNFTQDSILVGEKPNDNTITNSLPDVTPTGLLIDNLPFILMIGLGLAGFVVLSKKRRQA, from the coding sequence ATGACAATTTATGAAAAAAGAAATTTAAAAATAAAAGGAATAATCATGAAAAAAACATTTTTGAAAAAATTAGTTACTGCAAGTATTGCAGCTGTAACCGCCTTGTCGGTCTTTAGAGGAGTGCCAACATTTGCAGATGATAATGATGTGGCAACTGCCAAAGCAACTGGTGAAACAAGTGCAAAAGTTTCAATTAATAAGGTGTTGAATATTGCGGAAGGAATTACAACACCTGAAGCAACTTTTACATTTACTTTCACCCCAAAAACTGGTACATCATCAAATGGTGCACCTTATGAAACGATTGATTCTTCTAATGGTCAAATTACAGACAAAAATGTATCTTATTCTGGAACAGACGTTTTAGCAACTGGCCAAACTAACATTAAGAAAGAAACCGGCGATATTTTTAGAGAAGTGAACTATACACATGCTGGTGAATATGTCTATACTGTTGCTGAAAAACAAAATGTTGGTTGGAATGTTATTCAAAAAAATGGTTCACCTATTGATTTTATGACATATGATAATCGTAGCTATGAAATGCACGTTATTGTTAAGAACAAAACTACAGGAGGAACATATATTTCTTCTGTGTATTTTAAACAAGTATCCCCAAGTGTGAATGGTAAAGTAAAACCATCTGAAAGTGGAACTACTTACAAATATGATCTTTTCACTAACATTTATCGTAAAAATGCTGGTAAAATTACAGATCCAAATGAACCAAACCCTAATAAACCAAATGTTTCAAAAGTTGACCCAAATGCTAAATCTTTAGTAATTAAAAAAGTTGTATCAGGTGCTACTGCAGATAAATCAAAAGATTTCACTTTCAAGCTTACTTTCACAAAAGCATCTACAGAAACTTCACAATCAATCACTGGTAAAATCGGTGAAACCTCAAAAACATTTGTCTATGGTCAAGAAACGACTATAACACTACGTCACGATCAATCTTTGGTGTTTGACACAATTCCTGCTGGTACCCGTTATAAATTGGTTGAAACTGGATCTCAAGGTTACACAGCTTCAGCTGCATATAAGGAGAACGGAGCATCAAAAAATCAAGCTGGTACAGTTTCTACAAATTTCACTCAAGATAGTATTCTTGTTGGTGAAAAACCAAACGATAACACTATCACAAATAGCTTACCAGATGTTACCCCTACTGGTCTCTTGATTGACAATCTTCCTTTCATCTTGATGATTGGTCTTGGTTTGGCTGGATTTGTTGTTTTGTCTAAAAAACGCAGACAAGCTTAG
- the sipA gene encoding PI-2 pilus system signal peptidase SipA, with amino-acid sequence MLLKKKHKKTVTQVNRDKSPPSVWGDILYLVSKLLMVGFILATLYFFVFGLLRYNDDGMKPALKDGDLVVYYRLDKRYSIGDLLVYSYKGKERVARVIATEGSTIDINENGLIINGSPQQEQDIYKETLLYKEGATFPMKVPAGQLFVLGDNRTTAVDSRAFGTIPIQDTHGKVVTVLRRRGF; translated from the coding sequence ATGCTACTTAAAAAGAAACATAAGAAAACAGTAACACAAGTCAATCGGGATAAGTCTCCGCCTAGTGTATGGGGAGATATCCTCTACTTAGTCAGTAAGCTTTTGATGGTTGGGTTTATACTGGCCACCCTTTACTTTTTTGTCTTTGGACTATTGAGATACAATGACGATGGCATGAAGCCAGCCTTAAAAGATGGCGACTTGGTTGTCTACTATAGGTTGGATAAACGTTATTCGATTGGTGATCTGCTTGTCTATAGTTATAAGGGTAAGGAAAGAGTGGCGCGTGTCATTGCAACCGAAGGAAGTACGATCGATATAAACGAAAATGGTCTCATCATCAACGGTTCTCCTCAACAAGAGCAGGATATCTATAAAGAAACGCTGCTCTATAAGGAAGGGGCTACCTTCCCGATGAAAGTCCCAGCAGGACAACTATTTGTCCTCGGAGACAATCGAACAACGGCTGTAGATAGCCGTGCTTTTGGAACCATTCCTATACAGGATACCCATGGCAAGGTGGTAACAGTCCTAAGGCGACGGGGCTTTTGA
- the pitA gene encoding PI-2 pilus tip adhesin PitA, whose protein sequence is MNIRFDFKKVQIIARRLVTLLAILFLCAPIGMLNADSNTEPQTTLHKTITPISGQDDKYELSLDITSKLGTETQTDPLDVVLVADLSGSMSKRDVPSSTGRTITRLDALKNTLKGTRDRQGLIDTILSNSNNRLSMVGFGGKIDNKFAEQAWNSYYRKWEWGYRYWPYEERTAFYDGVSPWDDAETILNWNNDASGSKTAVSNMRIAGGKSIGTESGIGTGTNISAGIRIANQLIDSARSNAKKVVIVLSDGFANMYYNDNGYTVYNYNNQNGSETAPEWFWNNLDGSINNLAYSLAPKLDGFYSIKFRYSNNVDSITSLQYYIRYHNSSIPNEILSANNEDQLRDSFKDITDKILPLGIHHVTIKDVLSKYVQLLPNGSSEFRVVKETAGSSETLTEEQVTFDTKTTSGGLVEVTAKFSPNYSLEDGARYVLKFTVTSSQDALDAIAGDKKIEAGDADGSDVNKLYSNKGASVTYSYGIGTSQTKTKEYSDNPTFKPSDPLTVAVEVEWQGVTGARTVITADQPSNIELKLVQKNNNGGSDNQDYRKTNVNVGKNVSNEKRNFEKVAKGYQYDLIAPDVPAFTKEIKNVGTESKPSFKVIYKQLPSLTIKKVLKFENNLNKEFWIKVKLTSPDSTPLNGTFGEITVVNGEARIRVDKRKRWKGILSYLPRGSHYKVEEEATSTIGYHVTYENQEGDLNKDETSTVTNHKLPSLSVTKKVTGVYANLLKSFKITINIRDAQDRPLNGSYNVLVNNKRTILQFTDGRASVDLNKDHTIKIYGLPLDSSYTVEEESNSSRGYQVSYENQEGKLDGDKSATVTNNKNSVPETGVDFLSSTLVLGIILPLGGIFFTILLGFLVVHRRK, encoded by the coding sequence ATGAACATTCGCTTTGATTTTAAGAAAGTTCAAATTATTGCGCGCCGTTTAGTTACACTGTTAGCTATTCTCTTTTTGTGTGCTCCGATAGGTATGTTAAATGCTGATTCTAATACAGAACCTCAGACAACTCTTCACAAGACAATTACTCCGATATCCGGACAAGATGACAAGTATGAGTTGTCATTGGATATCACTTCCAAACTGGGAACGGAGACCCAAACGGATCCCTTGGATGTTGTTTTAGTAGCAGACCTCTCAGGAAGTATGAGTAAGAGAGATGTTCCTTCTTCTACCGGCCGAACAATTACAAGATTGGATGCTTTAAAAAATACCCTTAAAGGAACTCGAGATCGTCAGGGCTTAATTGATACCATTTTATCCAATTCAAATAATCGGTTATCCATGGTAGGTTTTGGCGGAAAGATTGATAATAAGTTTGCGGAACAAGCATGGAATTCCTACTACCGAAAATGGGAGTGGGGGTATCGGTATTGGCCGTATGAAGAGAGAACAGCATTTTATGATGGTGTGTCCCCATGGGATGATGCGGAAACAATTTTAAATTGGAATAACGATGCTAGTGGTTCAAAGACTGCAGTCAGTAATATGAGAATTGCTGGTGGCAAATCAATAGGGACTGAATCAGGAATCGGTACAGGAACCAATATTAGCGCAGGTATTCGTATTGCCAATCAATTGATAGATAGTGCAAGGTCTAATGCTAAGAAGGTTGTTATTGTTCTATCAGATGGTTTTGCCAATATGTATTACAATGACAATGGTTATACAGTTTACAACTATAACAATCAGAATGGATCAGAAACGGCGCCTGAATGGTTCTGGAATAATTTAGATGGATCTATCAATAATCTAGCCTATAGTCTCGCTCCAAAACTAGATGGTTTTTATTCCATTAAGTTTCGTTATTCAAATAACGTCGATAGTATTACCAGTTTGCAGTATTATATCAGGTACCACAATTCTTCCATTCCTAATGAAATCCTATCCGCAAACAATGAAGACCAGTTACGAGACAGTTTTAAAGATATCACTGATAAGATTCTGCCACTGGGAATCCACCACGTGACCATCAAGGATGTTCTTTCTAAGTATGTCCAGCTATTACCGAACGGATCGTCAGAGTTTCGTGTAGTGAAAGAAACGGCTGGTAGCAGTGAAACATTAACCGAAGAGCAAGTAACTTTTGATACCAAGACAACCTCTGGTGGATTAGTGGAAGTTACGGCTAAATTTTCTCCGAATTATTCCTTAGAAGATGGAGCTAGATATGTCCTTAAATTTACTGTTACATCTAGTCAAGATGCTCTGGATGCCATTGCTGGTGATAAGAAGATAGAGGCTGGTGATGCTGATGGTTCTGATGTCAATAAACTCTATTCCAATAAGGGTGCCAGTGTCACCTATTCCTATGGAATAGGCACCTCACAAACCAAGACCAAAGAATACTCTGACAACCCAACATTTAAGCCTTCAGATCCATTAACGGTAGCAGTGGAAGTTGAATGGCAAGGTGTGACGGGTGCGAGAACTGTTATTACAGCTGATCAACCGAGTAATATTGAACTGAAACTGGTTCAAAAGAACAATAACGGAGGTTCTGATAATCAAGACTATCGAAAAACCAATGTGAATGTTGGTAAAAACGTATCTAATGAAAAGAGGAACTTTGAAAAAGTTGCCAAAGGATATCAATACGATTTAATTGCACCGGACGTCCCAGCCTTTACCAAAGAAATAAAAAATGTTGGTACAGAATCTAAACCATCCTTTAAGGTAATCTATAAACAATTGCCAAGTCTGACAATCAAAAAAGTGTTGAAATTCGAAAACAACTTGAACAAGGAATTTTGGATTAAGGTAAAACTAACCTCTCCTGATTCTACGCCATTGAATGGAACTTTTGGTGAGATAACTGTTGTGAATGGTGAAGCGAGGATTCGTGTTGACAAACGAAAACGTTGGAAAGGTATTCTAAGCTATCTTCCTCGAGGAAGCCACTACAAGGTTGAAGAAGAAGCCACATCAACAATTGGTTACCACGTTACATATGAGAATCAAGAGGGCGATCTGAATAAAGACGAGACCAGTACTGTCACGAACCACAAGCTTCCAAGTTTATCAGTCACAAAAAAAGTTACAGGTGTATATGCCAACCTATTAAAATCCTTCAAGATTACCATTAACATCAGGGATGCTCAGGATAGACCATTGAATGGTTCCTATAATGTATTGGTGAATAACAAAAGAACGATCTTGCAGTTTACTGACGGTCGAGCGTCTGTTGATCTTAACAAAGACCACACGATAAAAATTTATGGGCTACCACTCGATAGCTCCTATACCGTAGAAGAAGAATCAAACTCTTCGCGTGGATATCAGGTATCTTATGAAAATCAAGAAGGCAAGCTAGATGGGGATAAGTCCGCGACAGTCACGAATAATAAGAATAGCGTGCCTGAAACCGGAGTTGACTTCCTCAGCAGTACACTTGTGTTAGGAATAATCCTTCCTCTAGGGGGAATCTTCTTTACAATCCTACTCGGATTTCTAGTGGTACATAGGAGAAAATAA
- the pepT gene encoding peptidase T — MTYPNLLDRFLTYVKVNTRSDEHSTTTPSTQSQVDFATNVLIPEMKRVGLQNVYYLPNGFAIGTLPANDPSLSRKIGFISHMDTADFNAEGVNPQVIENYDGRAIDLGDSGFKLDPADFKSLEKYPGQTLITTDGTTLLGADDKSGIAEIMTAIEYLTAHPEIKHCEIRVGFGPDEEIGVGANKFDAEDFDVDFAYTVDGGPLGELQYETFSAAAAELHFQGRNVHPGTAKGQMVNALQLAIDFHNQLPENDRPELTDGYQGFYHLMDVTGSVEEARASYIIRDFEKDSFEARKVAMQSIADKMNQELGNDRVSLTLTDQYYNMKEVIEKDMTPITIAKAVMEDLGIAPIIEPIRGGTDGSKISFMGIPTPNIFAGGENMHGRFEYVSLQTMERAVDTIIGIVSYKD; from the coding sequence ATGACTTATCCGAACCTTTTAGATCGTTTTTTGACCTACGTTAAGGTCAATACGCGTTCTGATGAACACTCGACTACTACTCCAAGTACGCAAAGCCAGGTAGATTTTGCAACCAACGTTCTTATTCCTGAAATGAAACGTGTCGGTCTGCAAAACGTTTACTACCTTCCAAATGGTTTTGCTATTGGGACCTTACCAGCAAACGATCCAAGCTTGTCACGCAAGATTGGCTTCATCTCCCACATGGATACTGCTGATTTTAATGCTGAGGGAGTTAATCCGCAAGTCATCGAAAATTACGATGGTAGAGCTATCGACTTGGGTGATTCTGGTTTTAAACTCGATCCTGCTGATTTCAAGAGCCTTGAGAAATATCCAGGCCAAACGCTTATCACAACTGATGGCACGACCTTGCTGGGTGCTGATGACAAGTCAGGAATTGCTGAGATTATGACTGCTATTGAATATCTGACTGCTCATCCCGAAATCAAACACTGTGAAATCCGTGTTGGTTTTGGTCCAGATGAAGAAATCGGGGTTGGAGCTAATAAATTTGATGCAGAAGACTTTGATGTTGATTTTGCCTATACTGTTGATGGTGGTCCGCTAGGAGAACTTCAGTACGAGACTTTCTCAGCAGCTGCTGCTGAGCTTCATTTCCAAGGGCGCAATGTCCATCCTGGTACTGCTAAAGGTCAGATGGTCAACGCTTTACAGTTAGCGATTGATTTTCATAATCAACTTCCAGAGAATGACCGACCTGAATTGACAGACGGTTATCAAGGTTTCTATCATCTTATGGATGTGACAGGTAGTGTCGAGGAAGCGCGTGCAAGCTACATCATTCGTGACTTTGAAAAGGATTCCTTTGAAGCTCGTAAAGTAGCTATGCAGTCTATTGCTGACAAGATGAATCAAGAACTTGGGAATGATCGCGTTAGCTTGACTCTGACAGACCAGTACTACAATATGAAGGAAGTCATTGAGAAAGACATGACGCCTATTACTATTGCTAAAGCTGTTATGGAAGATTTAGGAATCGCGCCAATTATTGAACCAATTCGTGGTGGAACAGATGGGTCTAAAATTTCCTTTATGGGTATCCCAACTCCAAATATTTTTGCTGGTGGTGAAAACATGCATGGACGTTTTGAATACGTCAGCCTTCAGACTATGGAGCGTGCGGTGGATACCATCATTGGCATTGTATCTTATAAAGACTAA
- a CDS encoding pneumococcal-type histidine triad protein, with protein sequence MKKKYLAAGSALVLSLSLCIYALNQHQVEENKDNNRVSYVDGKQDTKKTENQTPDQVSKKEDIQAEQIVVKITDQGYVTSHGDHFHYYNGKVPFDAIFSEELLMKDANYQLKDADIVNEIKGGYIIKVDDKYYVYLKDVAHADNVRTKDEIERQKQGHTHDAPTSNSAVALARSQGRYTTDDGYIFNPSDIIEDTGDAYIVPHGGHYHYIPKSSLSASELAAAQAYLSGTRKQPSVTDYRPSQNGTSQTTNPSQQTERPSNPEESLQTLLQQLYALPSSQRYAESDGLIFDPAKISSRTPSGVAIPHGNHYHFIPYTKLSALEEKIARMIPLNSDSRKPTPLENPSKPVEHPAQQDHHHDQDGDQGSQDTKHEDHDHDGVEHDHHGEEHDHGFAADRVISEDEQGFVVSHGDHAHYFFKKDLTAAQIKAAQDHLKENHQSQHVQPLAKTVESFSRDTSDEEKIKYISQTYGVPLEAIRISNGFFVFGNPDQAYDPTHIHPYAVRKEHVRIPLQTGNPELDFLNELYTTALRDGVSPYSLQVESGSFVIPHGDHNHYIKVQTKGYEVALKNKIPALQSTYQPGAFDEQTVLSKVDQLLADSRNLYKDQPIMQRRVELALGQFTENMKKLATNSTAGYLAALDLFDKQYIHVDQSVAPVETSPLDKKYQALVDKINTLDTDTYGLPKKDLLVHLQEAKLAQDETDLAAIEAKLQALQDFRDRTGVTTVEYIKYFYEHVSDGRLREELRNRVAKLTWELYQSQSFLKATDLNKLFPTIYQTKLEVEEALKEEPVSTKAGKTILDTEKVDSQTAKTAIYEFLKELYGDFMPEERVSHVKKEEVDALLTKAAQLLARVKEDGVKQSLAEEAANIKVAIEKENADLDEAKTQLEDLLNRIAATIQREKKEAEQDPQTVIIYQKLYNVMLSLHKYLEDNKGTDADFERVDALFDQLAAKSSDKEGLLTLAKEIISLNQELRSKASETDSQSKSEKDSETAASQATEKQAQSESDTSAQPNE encoded by the coding sequence ATGAAGAAGAAATACCTTGCAGCAGGATCGGCTCTTGTCCTTTCCCTAAGCCTTTGCATCTATGCATTGAACCAACACCAGGTGGAAGAAAACAAAGATAATAACCGTGTGTCTTATGTCGATGGGAAGCAAGACACTAAAAAAACAGAGAATCAGACACCAGATCAAGTTAGCAAAAAAGAAGACATTCAGGCTGAGCAAATTGTTGTGAAAATTACCGATCAAGGTTATGTGACTTCACATGGTGATCATTTCCATTATTACAATGGTAAAGTTCCTTTTGACGCGATTTTCAGCGAAGAACTGTTGATGAAAGATGCCAATTATCAACTGAAAGATGCTGATATTGTCAATGAAATCAAAGGTGGTTACATTATCAAGGTGGATGACAAGTATTATGTCTACCTTAAAGATGTGGCTCATGCTGATAATGTTCGTACGAAGGACGAAATTGAGCGCCAAAAACAAGGTCATACTCATGATGCACCAACTTCTAACAGTGCAGTGGCGCTTGCGCGATCACAAGGTCGTTATACTACAGATGATGGCTACATCTTTAATCCGTCTGATATTATTGAGGATACTGGTGATGCTTATATCGTCCCTCATGGTGGACATTATCACTATATCCCAAAGAGTTCCTTGTCTGCTAGTGAATTGGCTGCTGCCCAAGCCTACCTTTCTGGAACTAGAAAACAACCGAGTGTGACTGACTATCGTCCAAGTCAAAATGGAACCAGTCAAACCACTAATCCTAGTCAACAAACTGAAAGACCAAGCAATCCAGAAGAGAGCTTACAAACTCTATTGCAGCAACTCTATGCTCTTCCAAGTAGTCAACGTTATGCTGAATCAGATGGCTTGATTTTTGACCCTGCTAAGATTTCAAGCAGAACACCGAGTGGTGTGGCGATTCCTCACGGAAATCACTATCATTTCATCCCATATACAAAGCTTTCTGCCTTGGAAGAAAAGATTGCGCGTATGATTCCTTTAAATAGCGACAGTAGGAAGCCAACACCTTTGGAAAATCCAAGTAAACCAGTAGAGCATCCAGCTCAACAAGATCATCATCATGACCAAGACGGTGACCAAGGAAGTCAAGATACCAAACATGAAGATCATGACCATGATGGAGTGGAGCATGACCACCACGGTGAAGAACATGATCATGGTTTTGCAGCTGACCGTGTTATTAGTGAAGATGAGCAAGGGTTTGTAGTTTCTCATGGAGATCACGCTCATTATTTCTTTAAGAAGGACTTGACTGCAGCTCAAATCAAAGCTGCCCAGGATCACTTGAAAGAAAATCATCAGTCGCAGCACGTTCAACCACTTGCAAAGACTGTGGAAAGTTTCTCAAGAGATACTAGCGATGAAGAAAAAATCAAGTATATCTCACAGACATACGGAGTTCCGCTCGAAGCGATTCGTATTTCAAATGGATTCTTTGTCTTTGGAAATCCGGATCAAGCCTATGATCCAACCCATATCCATCCCTATGCTGTTCGAAAAGAACATGTTCGTATTCCTCTCCAAACTGGGAACCCAGAACTGGATTTCCTAAATGAACTGTATACGACTGCCCTACGTGATGGGGTATCTCCTTATAGTTTACAGGTAGAAAGTGGTAGTTTTGTGATTCCTCACGGAGACCACAATCACTACATCAAGGTTCAAACTAAGGGCTATGAAGTAGCTTTGAAAAATAAGATTCCAGCCCTACAATCGACTTATCAACCTGGAGCATTTGATGAACAAACAGTTCTATCTAAGGTGGATCAACTGTTAGCAGATAGCAGAAATCTCTACAAAGACCAGCCAATCATGCAGAGACGGGTTGAACTTGCTTTGGGGCAGTTCACCGAAAATATGAAAAAACTGGCAACAAACTCAACTGCTGGATACCTAGCAGCCTTGGATCTCTTTGATAAACAATACATCCATGTGGATCAAAGTGTGGCACCGGTTGAAACTTCACCTTTAGATAAGAAGTACCAAGCCTTAGTAGATAAGATCAATACACTGGATACGGACACTTATGGCTTGCCTAAGAAAGATCTTTTAGTACATTTGCAGGAAGCAAAACTAGCACAGGATGAGACAGATTTGGCTGCCATTGAAGCGAAACTTCAGGCCTTGCAAGATTTCCGAGATCGGACAGGAGTCACAACAGTAGAGTACATCAAGTACTTCTACGAACATGTGTCTGATGGTCGTTTGAGAGAAGAACTTCGGAACCGTGTTGCTAAATTGACATGGGAACTTTACCAGTCACAATCTTTCCTAAAAGCAACCGACTTGAACAAGCTATTCCCAACTATTTACCAAACTAAGCTAGAAGTAGAAGAGGCTCTCAAAGAAGAACCCGTATCTACAAAAGCTGGTAAGACTATTCTAGATACGGAAAAAGTAGATAGTCAAACTGCTAAGACCGCCATCTATGAATTCCTAAAAGAACTCTACGGTGATTTTATGCCAGAAGAGCGGGTTAGCCATGTTAAGAAGGAAGAAGTAGATGCTCTCCTAACTAAAGCTGCTCAACTCCTAGCACGTGTCAAAGAAGATGGTGTCAAACAATCCCTAGCTGAAGAAGCAGCTAATATCAAGGTGGCTATTGAAAAGGAAAATGCAGACCTTGACGAAGCTAAAACACAACTTGAGGATCTTTTAAATCGTATTGCAGCGACTATCCAACGAGAGAAAAAAGAAGCAGAACAAGATCCGCAAACCGTGATCATCTACCAAAAACTCTATAATGTCATGCTCTCTCTTCACAAGTACTTAGAGGATAACAAAGGAACCGATGCAGACTTTGAACGTGTTGATGCTCTATTTGATCAACTTGCAGCCAAAAGCAGTGATAAAGAAGGTCTCCTCACTCTAGCTAAAGAAATCATTAGCTTGAACCAGGAACTCCGTTCAAAAGCAAGTGAAACTGATAGCCAATCTAAGTCTGAGAAAGACAGTGAAACAGCTGCTTCTCAAGCGACAGAAAAGCAAGCACAAAGTGAGTCTGATACAAGTGCTCAACCAAATGAATAA